The following are encoded in a window of Prevotella melaninogenica genomic DNA:
- a CDS encoding Fic family protein, translating into MFETEIKRYDELVAEYQEKIVLPMGKKAFREYSEILFSCHSCGIEGSSFSVDDTRCLFEEQLGYHPVGKSLLECQEMADHFAAYEWMHNHLDHPFDVELLKTINRLVTLRTLTYKQADAVPGEFTTVDMAAGDTVFGEHEGLVAQVPRLMSSTAEMMKRGELHPMVLSARFHGFFEYLHPFRDGNGRTGRLLSNFILLRHGYPELIIQKEDRQEYIAALRAIRMEGTDEHLIAFFFKAATKQMEYALAQKKQNSRTMFFF; encoded by the coding sequence GTGTTTGAAACAGAGATAAAAAGATATGATGAATTGGTAGCAGAGTATCAAGAAAAGATAGTGCTGCCAATGGGAAAGAAGGCGTTTAGAGAGTATTCTGAAATCCTTTTTTCCTGCCATAGCTGTGGTATAGAAGGATCTTCTTTCTCAGTGGATGATACACGTTGTCTGTTTGAAGAACAGTTAGGCTACCATCCAGTTGGTAAGTCTTTGTTGGAGTGTCAGGAGATGGCAGACCACTTTGCAGCATATGAATGGATGCATAATCATTTAGATCACCCTTTTGATGTTGAACTATTGAAGACCATCAATAGGTTGGTAACACTTCGTACGCTCACCTATAAGCAGGCAGATGCCGTACCTGGGGAGTTTACAACGGTAGATATGGCAGCGGGTGATACGGTCTTTGGCGAGCATGAAGGATTGGTGGCACAGGTACCACGACTGATGTCTTCAACAGCTGAGATGATGAAACGTGGAGAACTTCACCCTATGGTGCTTTCTGCTCGGTTCCATGGTTTCTTCGAATACTTACACCCTTTCCGTGATGGGAATGGGAGAACAGGTAGGTTGTTGTCCAACTTCATCTTGCTACGTCATGGTTATCCTGAATTGATTATACAGAAAGAAGATCGACAGGAGTATATTGCTGCTTTGCGAGCCATACGTATGGAAGGGACGGATGAACATCTAATTGCTTTCTTCTTTAAGGCAGCTACAAAGCAAATGGAATATGCTTTGGCTCAGAAGAAGCAGAATAGTCGTACAATGTTCTTCTTTTAG
- a CDS encoding FG-GAP repeat protein codes for MKKVKSLVFLLSLCMILLSCTDKKPVSQAQESSVQQEDSVPVKKVDSVKVAKKTPLTYKILVPFNYRLCNPDTIINQNWVELYKDGKDYYVGKARYGIEMREDPCSSTIPTYLAEKRNTILFVNQLPIKKGKVKIADVAFSDTTYLEPGSVRNFTFAGKHYKLEAKAQGESQLKNYTLLLNGERIVREARVDAASFALLFAGDLDGDGKLDLVLSLPTDYEELRVALFLSSCAPPGLQMGKVAEIEDDFSC; via the coding sequence ATGATACTTCTTTCTTGTACCGATAAGAAGCCTGTTAGTCAGGCGCAGGAGTCGTCTGTACAGCAGGAAGATAGTGTGCCTGTAAAGAAGGTTGATAGTGTTAAGGTTGCAAAGAAGACACCACTAACATATAAGATTCTTGTTCCTTTTAATTATCGTTTATGTAATCCAGATACGATAATCAACCAGAATTGGGTTGAACTCTATAAAGATGGGAAGGATTATTATGTTGGTAAAGCTCGGTATGGTATTGAGATGAGAGAGGATCCGTGCTCAAGTACTATTCCAACATACCTGGCAGAAAAGCGAAACACGATATTGTTTGTCAATCAGTTGCCAATAAAGAAGGGGAAAGTTAAGATTGCTGATGTTGCATTCTCAGATACTACTTACCTGGAGCCAGGCTCTGTAAGGAATTTTACTTTTGCAGGAAAGCATTACAAGTTAGAGGCAAAGGCGCAGGGAGAAAGCCAATTAAAGAACTATACATTATTGCTGAATGGAGAACGAATAGTTAGGGAGGCAAGGGTCGATGCAGCAAGTTTTGCACTTCTGTTTGCTGGTGACTTGGATGGAGATGGGAAGTTAGACCTTGTTCTTTCCTTACCTACAGATTATGAGGAACTCCGTGTTGCCTTGTTCTTATCATCTTGTGCGCCCCCTGGTTTGCAAATGGGTAAAGTCGCAGAGATAGAGGATGACTTCAGTTGTTAA